In the genome of Daucus carota subsp. sativus chromosome 9, DH1 v3.0, whole genome shotgun sequence, the window CGAGCAGAGTTCAGACACACATTttgacttaattaagttaaacgAGCAGCTCACCCGACTCGATTAACCTAGACTCAAAACTCAGACTTGTTCGGCCAGAATTACGGTCCCACGGCAGGTTCCCACCATCTCACATGTTGAGAGACATTAGCCATAGGGAATTCGGATTCTCTAATGTGGACATTTCGAAAGTCATATTTACTGCTCGTCTCAATTGCAATCTTTACAAAGATTAAAAATCGAGAAATGGACTAATTCGTAACCTAGCTGATAACAAATAGAAGTCGATTATTGAGAATTTGAGACATGCACGAATGTGCCTTGTGTAGATGTAGATAGAATTCTGACTTATAAAGCCAAGCCATGATCATTGGTCACTGGTCATTCATATTTTCACTTGTCCCCGTCGCCATCTCCCTTGCATGCACAAAAAACGAGCAGAAGAACACAAAAAACCTGTAAAATGGCTTGTTTTCTTGCTTGGTACATCATTATAATGCTCAGTTTCTGCCAGCCTCTCGTGTGCTGGTTCAGATCTTGTATTGTGAAAATATATTAGGACTTTACATATATTCGCTGCAAGAAAAACGGGCATGTTTGATTGTGAGCAGTATACTCTCAAACTCTCAGTTGTTTGTTTTCGAATAATTTAAACCAATGTACcgcaacatattatatatacgaTCTCAAATATTCgggaaatgaaaattattttcagaGCGATTCTTTGACAACGGTTTTAATTGAGATCTGACCCATTTTTTGCAACATATTATTTACACGATCTCAGAAAAAGATTATCTTTAGAGCGGTTCTTCGATAACAGTTTAAACTGAGATCTAAACTATCTTCCACAATACATTTAAACGACCTCAAATATTCGGAAAATGGAAATGCTATTTCCAGAGTGGTTCTTCGACAACAGTTTAAATTGAAATCTGACTCACTTTCGCAACATATTAGTATATATACAACCTCAAATATTCGGGAAATAGAAATGTTCTTTCCAGAACGGTTCTTTCACAGCAGTTTAATCTGAGATCTGAGCTCTCAAGCACATCAAAGATGAAAGAAGCTGGGGAAAAATCTTTTTGCAAGTTCCCAATAAGATCTTACTTACAGGGATGAATCAAGATGACATCTGAGAAGTAACCATCAAAAAAATAGTGTTATGTAACAACAATAAGTACTATGATGCCATAAGTACAGAACCAATGAATAAATGCATGCATGGTTGGGACCCATCCAAGAGATTACTTTTGGAAACCCTAATACCCCATAATAACACAATGCACAGTGTGCACAAAACTGAGGAGTACCAGAAGAGAAGTATACTGAAAATAGGGTGGTACTGTAATATGTTTTTTACCATTTATAATTGGGGAGTGAGTTGAGATTTATAAATGTGAAATTGGTTGGGTAGTTTTCTAGGCTAGGCTGCAGTAGTCAGAAGTTTCAATAGTCTTTGACCATAACTGGATTCATGAGTTCACTGAATAGTGTAGTACATTCCTGTTACACTGCTCCCTCTGTTCCCACCATTATGAAAACGTATTCTTTTGGGTTATCTACTGGATTTTGTACCAACCCTTTCCAGCCAGAAAAAGTAGTTAGCTTTTCATTTCCAAAAACTAAACAATTGTGGTTTATATTAGCTAAACAGAGTCGTAAATGAATCGAACCGGTCGTTAAGAAACTCGGCTTATTAATGAGATTGAGTTTGAACAATCGAAATTGTTCAAtaaatttactccctccgtctgtAAAAAtttttctcgtttgatatgtcggaactgttcatgacatgagacaaattagtaatttatatctaatctataagattaaatatagtcatgagtgatcttgttgattTTGTATTCATGGGTACTTTAAtatggtgaaatttttatatttaatattaatataaaattaaagacattaatgatcaaaagtgtgtgttgacaAACGTGATAAAGGCAAAgaggaaaagtattaagagacggagggagtaaaaattAATCCGaatcttttaaatatatttgtatatatgccagatttttttttatttttttaatgtatacaTGCCAGAAATTTAACAAAccataaaaaattacattttaattaaaCTTTGTATACATAATAAATGCGTTTAAAAAACGATACCCAACTTTATGAGTAGACAATGACCCTTTAAATATGGTCGTCTTTGTACTATACAACCAAGTGCCATGTTCCCCATGGTTTctctagaaaaataataatgtgtTGATATATCGAATGTACAAGGATTGTTTTATTCTTCATCGTTAACAAACGGTCTTTAATTTCTTGCCAAGTGGAATTCAATAATTGTCCTACAATGAGCATGCGTTACTGTGCTCGTGGGTGGGGGTATTTATATTAGTGTAAGTGGTGTGTTATGCAACATagtttttcatttaatttactGTTGGAGATGTACTTTCTTATTGGGACATTTCACATTTATTTGTTTGATTTGAAAGGTTTTACCGTGCCAAGTAGAAAGGAGATTGATCATTTTATGCGAGGACGGTTATTAGTCCGGACGTAAAAATTGGAAATCAgaattaatcaatttatttattaatttaagatTTGTTGATTATTTTTCTGAGatcttttgatttttgatttaaaaggTTTTACTTTGTCCAAGTGAAAAGAGATTGAGCATTTTATTTAAGTAGGATTAGTTAGTGTGGTTGTAAAAATCGGGAATCAGAATTCTAATAGATTTACATGTTGATTTAGGACTTATCTAGTATTTATCGAGATTGAAATTTTTAGAATACTGATTATTACTCCAtctgtctctctcatttctttacgttacttttcggcacgcttttccacactcatttaaagtatagttccacaatatatttttaaaatttttcttctctaaataaaaattttatttaaacttttatttaaaaaaagaaaatttcagaaaaaagttatacaactatactttataggagcctcaaaatgcgtgcaaacagtgaacgtaaacaatcacggaggacggagggagtagtagctAATTGCACCAAGTCATGGAAAATCAAGATAGTAGTTAAGATCTGCAGAGAGATTAATATTTTCCAGACAATGCAGATTGTATAGAGAGAGataagagagggagagagggagggggagagattTACACTGATGTTAATttcagataataaaaaattgttacaCACATGCACCAACATAAATCAACATGTGATATACTGATATCCCTGAAAATCACTTGCATGTAAAATAATTTAGTGACAAACTGAGAGCAAACTTGTCCCAGAGAGAAGTAAGTTTAAGATTGATGGAAATGTATGGCTAGCTAGGTTATGTTCACTTCTACACTTCTATCTTATTTACTGACAGATAGGGTTACTATTATGTGAAGAgatcacacacaaacacacacacttGGCTTGAAAAGATGGGTCTTTCTTTTTAGACCTTATAATGCCAAGCTAGCAGACATCACATTTGAGAGTCTTTCTTGTCATCTTTGAGACAGACAGCTTACTTTCCTTCTTTCacttatataaaattatcaaGATTTCACTCACTTCCCCACGTGTGATCTTTTGTTCATAACCAGAAGTAAAAATAGTGCTCTTCATGGGCCTTTTCTTGATCTCTGATGTCTTCAGTCAGGAGTGCTAAATATATATGGTACTAGGCTTATAATTTTTAGCTGAAATATCGATTAATCATTGTTACAAAATATGATATGTTTGATCTACCTTTATATTTGGTTGTCATTATGATCATCTAGATGATGGGTTGGTAAACTCTATTAGGCTGGGCCAAATATTAATGTACAACACATATGGCCAACAAATCTGCTGCTCATGTTTTTCCTATATATGCAACTAATGCAGACACCACAAGTGCCACTTATTCTTGTTCTTCCTCTAAACCTCCTCTTTGTTCACCATCTTCGATGAGAATGATTTTCTCAGACATGGATGCTCTGTCCATCAACACTCCCAAGAGCTCCTTTGAGTATGAAAATGGAAGAACTTCTCATTTTTCTGACCTTTTGGGTAAAAAAACTTACACTTCTAGGAACAAGTTTGAGGACTCTCACATCCACATCACTGATCTTCATGTTGGTAGTGATCAGGGAAGAGTAGTGCTGCATGAGTCCTCAAGTAGTGATGGAACCAACATTGATCTTAATGATTCTTGTGGGCAGTCTAAGCTGTGTTCTAGAGGCCACTGGAGGCCTGCAGAAGATAGTAAGCTCAAGGATCTTGTTGCTCTTTATGGTCCTCAGAATTGGAATCTTATTGCAGAGCAGTTGGAAGGGAGATCAGGTACTGTACATGCATATCTAAATACTTCTTGTTTTTACAATATCCCGTAAACAAAGCGAGAGAGATATCATTGAACCGAGAGGCTTTCGTAATTTTGGTGCTAATGTCATGTTGGTTTAAATGCATCAGGAAAGAGCTGCAGGCTGAGATGGTTCAACCAACTGGATCCAAGAATCAACAGAAGGGCATTcaatgaagaagaagaggaaaggcTAATGGCAGCTCACAGATTATATGGTAACAAGTGGGCTTTGATAGCCAGATTGTTTCCTGGAAGAACAGACAATGCTGTGAAGAACCACTGGCATGTCATCATGGCCAGGAAATATAGAGAACAGTCCAGTGCTTACAGGAGGAGAAAAATGGGCCAAACTGCTTTTTCCACAGGCTCAGAGCCTTTAGCTTCACAACCATGCCATAATAACACTAATGTTGTGAATAATATCAGAGAATTTGGAAGAAATCTCTCTGCTTCCAGCAGCTCATATGGATCTCCCCACATGGCAACTATGTCAAACACTCCCATCAATCCCCCCTACACTGCTTTCTACTCACCTGGTTTGTCCTAAATTTTAACTTCTTTTCTCTCCATGCCCATGTGTCTGTTTGGCAAcggcttatttttaaaaacaagctatttttttaagaaaatgcatttttttaaaatttatttcgaTATAAATGTTAATGAGGTGTTTTATATTCattgtttgataaaaaaaataagtattttttttagaaaaaatagagttttatgTTCTTTTCTCCAgaaataagtccttattttCTCTACGCATATTGATTAATttggtatttttttaaataatgttcAATGCAGGTCACAAAAGCACTTACTTTTATCCATCACAACAACAATGCCATCCTCCTATCATGATGATGAACTCAAATGCAGTGCAACAATCACACTCAAACTATCACAAACCAGAGCTAGAAGCAATGGCAGCAACACCAAGACCAGCATTTCAAGATTTTCCCATCAGTCATCATGAACAGTGTTACACATCCTCAGCATCAGTCATGGAGGAAGAGGACAGATACAGAAAAGGAAACCAGTTTGAGATTATCAATGCACCTCCATTTATAGACTTTCTTGGAGTTGGAGCCACTTGAATAATGATAATCAGTCACTTAAACTGAGATAAGCTGAAAAAAAAGGAGCCTTTGGTGCAAAAACTTGGCAATCTGGTACATGGTACATGGTACAAAGGTAAGAAATGTTGCACTTAAAAAGCCATTTTTCAAGAAATGTTGTAGGAGTTGGCAGAGAATCTCAATGTGTATTGTTGCTTAACAGTATTATAAATCTGAGTTACCTTGCTATATTTAAGTAAAGTGAAGCAGTTGTCTTTCCTTAGTTTGCATCTACTACTAATCAAAAGTTAAAAGTGTAAAGTTGAAACATTGATACTGCAGCATATCTATGTCTTGTTCTACTCAGTTTTCAAAAGCAACAAAACAATTGCTTCATTTGCCTCTCATGTTACTTGTGTTTTTCTTAAGGAGTCACTAGTTTTCTATTTCACTTGCAATACCAGTTTGTTTAGTAATAGAAGAAAATAAGTACTTATAGTCCAGAAATATTGACCTGTTTGACaatcttttcttttcaaatttaatggcctaaatttttttaaataatatatatttataatctttttagatataaatgttAAGGTTGCATTTTATATTCGTTATTTAGTAAAAGATTAGGGTTTATTTTAGATAAAAGtacaattttatgtatttttatccaaaaataaaCCAAAACTCAAATTTCGAAAATATTTAGTGTGAATTAATGAGTGTATATATATCAGATTTCATAACAATTAGAATCATATACAGGTCATTTGTAGTTTGAACACTGGTTGAGCTACAGAGAATCAACTCTTACTCTGGCACAATAAACAGGTTTGACCATATAAGATTGCAGAAATTTTTAGGTTCCTGTACAGGCCAGTCTGAGGCCTTTTAATTACTTCCCTTCAAGTTATAAATACTTTTCAAGGACACTTTAAACACAGCCGGGCTGTTCAATTCATTTGTTTCAggaaataagtacttattttctttaaaaaacttGAAATCCTTATTTTCCGGAAATAAGTACTTAATTTTTTCGGAGTTCCCTCCAAGTTGAAAACATATATTGAGGACACTTAGAAATCATAATACACAGTCTATAATACATTTACAGAACACCAATACACAAGTTAGAGCATGCATGCTTATTCACAAGTTAGAGCATGCATGCTTATTCTACCAAGTACTAAGAATACTGATAAAAGTGAGTCTCCTAAGCTAAAACTTATAATTAGAAACAGTTGTTAATCAATGCAACaaattcatcaaaatcaatgaatCCATCCCCATTCTCATCAAACTTGTTGATCATCCTTCTGCATTGAACCAATGTCGAGTCTTCTTGCTGAATGCCCAGAGCATTCAGAACCCTCTGCAGCTCCGTTTCATCGATGAAACCATCTTTATTGCTGTCAAAAACATCGAAAGCATCTCTCACATCTTCGAAAGATATTACACAATCCTCCTCCTCACCAGCATTACCATCCATCAGTAATAACACATCCTCAACACTATCAAACTCACCGATAATCTCGTTATCTAAATCCCCTGAAATTCCTAGTCTGCACATCACTATGCTAATATCTTCTTTCCCAACTCTGGACTTCCTATTATCCTCATTGTAAACACATTTTTTCGACGAGGCGGACTTAAAGTCAAGGGTCACAACTTTCCATAAGGCGGaaataaacaacaaaaaaagCCCGAAAAATACCTCAATTTTTGCAAGAAACTTGGCGAAATTGATGTCGTAGGAAACAACATTGAAGAACAAGGCTAGTTTTGTTAGTGATTTTACCTCCATTTGAAAATGCAGTAGAAAGATGAAGGAGCAAGGCTAAGGAGAGTGCATTATATAGAGTGAGATTCatacaataaaaaaaaggaCTTAACAGAGTGAGGTGCAACaatcaagaaaatcaagaaccaaTCCCTTTAAAATTGCATCATGGTTTCCAGGAAAGTGTAAAACAGTGTAGTAAGTTATAACTTTCAAGTTTGGTAGAATATTATTGTTTGATATTGTTGTCTAAGTCTCCAACATTAAAGGAATCTCAAAGAAAAAAATTGGCAAGTGTTTTGTTAAAGTCTGTACTGAGTTTCCAGGCACTTTCCtcagaaaatttctttgagtaTGTTTATCAAGCTTAGCGTGTTTCTTCAATTATGGTTATTGCATGATTTttaccttttcttcttgagaagaAGACTTGGCTCTTTCGGAGTCAACTCTGGCTCCATTATTCTTTAGTGTTGCAGTGTTGCTAAGTGTTGCAATTTTGTACTAATGTTTCTGAGGCAATATAGAACTTGTGATCATGTTTATCGTAAATTTTGTTCTAATGTTTTTGATGGACTATAAAATACGAGGAAGTTTATCCTGTCAGAAGCTTCTGAAACATGAATTATTCTCTGTTAAATCTAAATGACTCGAAAAATCTCTTTCAATCGCCCATCTTAaacatttatactttaaaatgaCATCACGGTGGCAAGGCAGTATGAAATTACAACGATGAGAAATACTTTGGAGGATATTATGATCCCGGTTGGATGAGAATTTACAGGTGcacatttttaattttggatttcaaatctCGAAATATAGGGAAGGCAGTGTTGGAAGCAACATTGTAGCAGATGACCCTGCTTTCCTGTTTACATGATGCATAAAGGGCTCAATTTTTTTGAGAAGCAAGTTCTAACCATCAGAGCTGGTTTTTACCAGGCAATTCACAAACAACCACTGCTAATTTTGAGAAGGTACTGCATGGTTTTTACATTTTGTTCTTGAGAAGAAGACTTGGCACTGTCAGAGTCAACTCTGGCTCCATTATTGTTTAGTGTTGCAGACTTGCTGTGTTGCTTAACTGTTACGTTCTTGATCTTGTTTTTTCTTTGTCGACGTAGAATGGTGTCAATGTTTGTCGTAAATTTTGTACTAATATTTCCAATAGATTCGTAAATATCATGGAAAATAGTACTcatctctctcatttctttacaattttacGTATAAAGTTTGGtttcaaaacttttttttatttaaattttcttttttttaataaattttttaaacattatacttttattcagaaaagaaagtttaaaataatttatgaaatcatAATTTCTAAAAGCATTAAAATACGTGCCGAGATCTCGGTCTCCAACGTAAAGAACTGAAGGGGACAGGAGGAATAACAGAATTTTGGAAGACATGAATTCTTGTTATATCTAAATGACTAGAAAAATCTCTTTCAGTCGGTCTGTCTTAAACATTTATACCATAAAATGACAGCACAGAGGCAAtagaaatttcttcaaaaatctTTAGAAATATGTAGTAGTTACTATGAATTACAAGAAACAGAACACTGATAAGAAAAGTGCAAAGCAGTGATGATAACCTTTATTTTCTCATGAACCTGTTAACCAAAATTGAAGTATAAATTCCAATATCTGAAAAACGCAAAGCTGCAAAGAATCCCAAAAGGCCAACTGCGAAACCAGGTCCAAGTGCAGCAAAAAACCACATGAGCTCAtcatctgaaacagaatcagtaTCAGCTTCATTGTGGCCGTCTTTAACATTACGTGAATTTGTGTCAGCCGCGCATGGTTTCAGGATAGGAAGGCCACAGAGTAGCTCGTTGCCAGCATATATCGAGGGATCGTTAAGGGTCTGAAGCTGATTTCCAGAGGGAATTCTTCCTGATAAATCATTGAAAGAGAGATTCAATTGACTCAAAAAGTTTAAATATGACAGACTCTGTGGAATCGGACCATGAAGCTCGTTTCTGGAAAGATCaagaaatatcaaatttttgagTTTTCCAATTTCATCCGGGATCTTTCCAGCTAGATGATTACCTgccaaattcaaattcaatagTCCTTGGAGATCCATCAACTCTTTGGGAATCTCTCCACTGATTTTATTGTTTGATAAATCAATGGAAAACAAAAACTCTAGCGTCGAGGTGTAAACTTGCTCATATCCTTTCATACTATCTATCATTTGAACACTTCCCCAATAGTCCAAGTGATTCGGACTGATGTCACCCGTAACCATGGCACTGAAATTGCCAAAACAAGCAGGAATGTTTCCTGTGATTTGGTTGTCTGCAAAGTTTAGAACTTCAATCGTGGATTGTTGGCAAAGCTGCAGGGGTATTTCACCATAAAAATTGTTGGACCGCAATATCAAATACTTGAGATTTGGTAATTGCTCCGCGGACCAAGTGGGAAGTACATCGCTCAGGTTATTCTTTCCCACGTCAAGTACAAACAACTTCGTCAAATTCTGGAAGGACAAAGGAAATTTCCCCTGAAACTTGTTGTTGTGCAAGTTTATATATTGGAGATCCCCTAAAAAACCCAAAGACGGAATTTTACCAGATAGGCTATTATTCATTAGATCAAGTTCTATCAGTTCTGTCAAATTTCCTAAGCATTGGGGGAGCTCTCCAGAGAAGTTATTGTGGGAGAGTGCTAAAGTCCTCAACG includes:
- the LOC108202118 gene encoding transcription factor MYB105, giving the protein MANKSAAHVFPIYATNADTTSATYSCSSSKPPLCSPSSMRMIFSDMDALSINTPKSSFEYENGRTSHFSDLLGKKTYTSRNKFEDSHIHITDLHVGSDQGRVVLHESSSSDGTNIDLNDSCGQSKLCSRGHWRPAEDSKLKDLVALYGPQNWNLIAEQLEGRSGKSCRLRWFNQLDPRINRRAFNEEEEERLMAAHRLYGNKWALIARLFPGRTDNAVKNHWHVIMARKYREQSSAYRRRKMGQTAFSTGSEPLASQPCHNNTNVVNNIREFGRNLSASSSSYGSPHMATMSNTPINPPYTAFYSPGHKSTYFYPSQQQCHPPIMMMNSNAVQQSHSNYHKPELEAMAATPRPAFQDFPISHHEQCYTSSASVMEEEDRYRKGNQFEIINAPPFIDFLGVGAT
- the LOC108201706 gene encoding probable calcium-binding protein CML46, whose translation is MEVKSLTKLALFFNVVSYDINFAKFLAKIEVFFGLFLLFISALWKVVTLDFKSASSKKCVYNEDNRKSRVGKEDISIVMCRLGISGDLDNEIIGEFDSVEDVLLLMDGNAGEEEDCVISFEDVRDAFDVFDSNKDGFIDETELQRVLNALGIQQEDSTLVQCRRMINKFDENGDGFIDFDEFVALINNCF